In Epinephelus lanceolatus isolate andai-2023 chromosome 13, ASM4190304v1, whole genome shotgun sequence, the following are encoded in one genomic region:
- the msgn1 gene encoding mesogenin-1, whose translation MDMQVVTAKILSEWKSHESSFGEDLDSLQSTSPESSSIDSMCSSPEMCYSSGHHEMKDLTFGFTGRRETPTSAQRLSKPKMSTKRRMKASEREKMRMRSLAEALHQLRDYLPPDYSKRSQPLTKIQTLKYTIEYINKLSDILNRA comes from the coding sequence ATGGACATGCAGGTTGTCACGGCTAAAATACTGTCTGAGTGGAAGAGCCATGAGAGCAGTTTTGGAGAAGACCTGGACTCGCTTCAGTCCACCTCACCGGAGTCCTCCTCCATTGACTCCATGTGCTCCTCGCCGGAGATGTGCTACTCTAGCGGGCATCATGAGATGAAGGACTTGACTTTCGGCTTCACAGGACGCAGAGAGACTCCAACATCAGCGCAGAGGCTGAGCAAGCCCAAGATGTCCACGAAAAGACGCATGAAGGCCAGCGAGAGGGAGAAGATGCGGATGAGGAGCCTTGCAGAGGCTCTGCACCAGCTCCGTGACTACCTGCCGCCGGACTACAGCAAGAGGAGCCAGCCCCTGACCAAGATACAAACCCTCAAATACACTATTGAATACATCAACAAACTTTCAGACATCCTGAACCGTGCGTAA
- the LOC117270859 gene encoding uncharacterized protein LOC117270859 isoform X2: MDADTEEKVTETSKISKDESQKPLTDNKFRGRGFKSRGRGGRMSRGSMRGGRGMIKGFGPPGYGRGRGKDGAINGFAPMRGMRRMRPYPDLRGHRGRGGPMGMGMGMGPPPPPPPPPPPMHLRGPYPPMPRHGPPPPPPPGHPGFRGRPPHPRGRGMLPPGPPRHFHPRGPRGGAHSTVNLPGPRNPGPPSHLSPPSPAA, translated from the exons ATGGATGCAGACACAGAAGAAAAGGTGACAGAAACTTCAAAAATTTCCAAGGATGAATCTCAGAAACCCTTAACGGACAACAAATTTAG GGGTCGTGGATTTAAAAGCCGTGGTCGAGGGGGTCGGATGAGTCGAGGCAGCATGCGTGGTGGGCGGGGCATGATAAAAGGGTTTGGTCCACCTGGATATGGGAGGGGTCGAGGGAAAGATGGAGCCATTAATGGATTTGCACCCATGAG AGGAATGAGGAGGATGCGACCTTACCCAGACCTACGAGGTCATCGAGGTAGAGGTGGACCAATGGGCATGGGCATGGGCATgggccctcctcctccccctcctcccccaccaccTCCCATGCACCTCAGAGGCCCCTACCCACCCATGCCAAG GCATGGACCCCCGCCACCCCCTCCTCCAGGTCATCCTGGTTTCAGAGGGCGTCCACCACACCCTCGAGGCCGTGGCATGTTGCCCCCTGGACCTCCACGCCACTTCCACCCCCGCGGCCCAAGAGG GGGGGCACACAGTACAGTTAACCTCCCGGGCCCCAGGAACCCAGGCCCTCCCTCACATCTCTCCCCTCCTTCACCAGCGGCGTGA
- the mrps10 gene encoding small ribosomal subunit protein uS10m encodes MAAPMALRREVFSLARILSGVSHLGPRALGACSAHRKCNIIRSHLPLASSAFVHTATVFLSTPSPITVTEEPDALFQKVSVLVKGHDSAVLDSYEFFATMAAKELGITISKVSELPKDMERFTLLKSVHIFKKHRVQYEMRTHYRCIELSHITGSTVQVYLEYIQRNLPEGVAMEVAKTSMEKIPDHISEPMWDDQPTGDKPSESSQS; translated from the exons ATGGCTGCTCCCATGGCGCTCAGACGAGAAGTATTTTCTCTGGCAAGGATACTCAGTGGAGTCTCACATTTG GGGCCAAGAGCTTTGGGCGCCTGTTCagctcacaggaaatgtaacatAATCAG GTCCCATCTCCCGTTAGCATCCAGCGCTTTCGTACACACTGCAACAGTGTTTTTATCAACACCTTCACCA ATCACTGTCACAGAAGAGCCTGACGCACTGTTTCAGAAGGTGTCagtgttggtcaaaggtcatgacAGCGCCGTGTTGGACAGCTATGAGTTTTTTGCCACCATGGCAGCTAAAGAGCTGGGAATCACCATCAGCAAAGT TTCTGAACTTCCAAAGGACATGGAGAGGTTTACACTCCTGAAGTCAGTCCATATCTTCAAAAAACACAGGGTCCAGTATGAGATGAGAACACACTACCGCTGCATTGAG ctgtctcATATAACAGGCTCCACAGTGCAGGTGTACCTTGAATACATCCAGAGGAACCTCCCTGAAGGCGTTGCCATGGAAGTGGCAAAG ACCTCCATGGAGAAGATTCCAGATCACATCAGTGAACCCATGTGGGACGACCAACCAACTGGTGACAAGCCCAGCGAGTCGAGTCAGTCATGA
- the LOC117270859 gene encoding uncharacterized protein LOC117270859 isoform X1 — protein sequence MDADTEEKVTETSKISKDESQKPLTDNKFRGRGFKSRGRGGRMSRGSMRGGRGMIKGFGPPGYGRGRGKDGAINGFAPMRGMRRMRPYPDLRGHRGRGGPMGMGMGMGPPPPPPPPPPPMHLRGPYPPMPRHGPPPPPPPGHPGFRGRPPHPRGRGMLPPGPPRHFHPRGPRGYHNGPVSPPPHPPPGRGQRWPGPPGGRRF from the exons ATGGATGCAGACACAGAAGAAAAGGTGACAGAAACTTCAAAAATTTCCAAGGATGAATCTCAGAAACCCTTAACGGACAACAAATTTAG GGGTCGTGGATTTAAAAGCCGTGGTCGAGGGGGTCGGATGAGTCGAGGCAGCATGCGTGGTGGGCGGGGCATGATAAAAGGGTTTGGTCCACCTGGATATGGGAGGGGTCGAGGGAAAGATGGAGCCATTAATGGATTTGCACCCATGAG AGGAATGAGGAGGATGCGACCTTACCCAGACCTACGAGGTCATCGAGGTAGAGGTGGACCAATGGGCATGGGCATGGGCATgggccctcctcctccccctcctcccccaccaccTCCCATGCACCTCAGAGGCCCCTACCCACCCATGCCAAG GCATGGACCCCCGCCACCCCCTCCTCCAGGTCATCCTGGTTTCAGAGGGCGTCCACCACACCCTCGAGGCCGTGGCATGTTGCCCCCTGGACCTCCACGCCACTTCCACCCCCGCGGCCCAAGAGG CTACCACAATGGACCGGTCTCTCCTCCGCCTCACCCCCCACCTGGCAGAGGCCAGAGGTGGCCAGGGCCCCCTGGTGGCCGACGCTTTTAA